The sequence AAGCCCGACCAGTACTCGAACCCCAACGGGCCGCTCAGCCACTACGAGACGACGGGTCCCGAGATCTGGCGCGACACGGAGGGCGAGATCACGCACTTCGTCGCGGGCGTCGGCACCGGCGGCACCATCAGCGGCGTCGGCCGCTACCTCAAGGAGGTCTCCGAGGGGCGCGTGCGCATCGTCGGCGCCGACCCCGAGGGCTCCGTCTACTCGGGCGGCACGGGCCGCCCGTACCTCGTCGAGGGCGTGGGCGAGGACTTCTGGCCGGCCGCGTACGACCCCGACGTGGTCGACGAGGTCATCGCCTCGAGCGACCAGGAGTCGTTCGACATGACCCTGCGGCTCGCCCGCGAGGAGGGCCTGCTCGTCGGCGGATCCAGCGGCATGGCCGTCGTCTCCGCGCTCAAGGCCGCGAAGCACCTGGGGCCCGACGACGTCATGGTGATCCTCCTGCCCGACGGCGGCCGCGGCTACCTCGGAAAGATCTTCAACGAGAGGTGGATGCAGTCCTACGGCTTCGCCCGCGTCAACGGCCAGCGCACGGTCGCCGACGTGATGAGCGCCAAGACCGGCAGCCTCCCCGACCTCGTGCACGCGCACCCGAACGACACCATCCGCGACGCCATCCGGATCATGACCGAGTACGACGTGTCGCAGCTCCCCGTCCTCTCCGCCGAGCCGCCCGTCGTCATGGGCGAGGTCGCGGGCGCGGTCGACGAGCGCAGCCTCCTGGAGCTCGTGTTCAGCGGGCGCGCGCAGCTGTCCGACCAGGTGGGACCCTTCACGGGCGCCGCCTTCGGCCTCATCGGCGTGAACGAGACCGTGCCCGAGGCGTGGAGCGCCCTCGGATCCGCCGACGCCCTCATGGTGAGCGACGGCGGGAAGCCCGTGGGCGTGCTCACGCGGCACGACCTCCTCACCTACCTCACCGACTGATCCGCCGACCGGCCCGGCCCGCGCATCCCTCCCGACCCACAGAGACGAGCACCGTGAGCGACAAGCACGACTTCGACACCCGCGCGATCCACGCCGGCCAGGACCCGGATCCGACCACGGGCGCCGTCATCCCGCCCCTGTACCTCACGAGCACCTTCGTGCAGGACGGGATCGGCGGGCTGCGCGGCGGCTACGAGTACGCGCGCAGCGCCAACCCCACGCGCACCGGCCTGCAGGAGCTGCTCGCGTCGCTCGAGAAGGGCAAGCACGCCTTCTCGTTCGCCTCGGGACTGGCCGCCGAGGACACGCTGCTGCGCGCCATCACGCGCCCGGGCGACCGCATCGTCCTGAGCGACGACGTGTACGGCGGCACCTACCGCCTCCTCACGCGCGTGCTCGGCGACTGGGGGATCGTCGTCGAGACCGTCGACATGAGCGACCTCGCCGCCGTGGAGCGCGTGCTCGGGTCCGGCCCCGCGAAGGTCCTCTGGGTCGAGACGCCGAGCAACCCGCTCATGAAGATCAGCGACATCCGCGCGCTCGCCGACCTCGGCCACGCGGTCGGCGCCACGGTCGTCGTCGACAACACGTTCGCGTCGCCGTACCTCCAGCAGCCGCTGACGCTCGGCGCCGACGTGGTCGTGCACTCCACCACCAAGTACCTGGGCGGCCACTCCGACGTGCTCGGCGGGGCCGTGATCCTCGACGACGACGCGCTCGCCGAGAGGGTCGGCTTCCTGCAGTTCGCGATCGGCGCCGTCTCCGGGCCGATGGACGCCTGGCTCACCACGCGCGGGATCAAGACGCTCGCCGTCCGCGTCGAGCGCCACTCCGCGAACGCCGAGGAGATCGCCGCGTTCCTCCAGCAGCATCCCGACATCACGGCCGTGCACTACCCGGGCCTCCCGGAGCACCCGGGCCACGACATCGCCAAGGCGCAGATGTCCGGCTTCGGCGGCATGATCTCGTTCCAGGTGCGCGGGGGAGCGAAGGCCGCGCGCCGCGTGGTCGAGGGGACGCGGGTGTTCCAGCTCGCGGAGTCGCTCGGTGGCGTCGAGTCGCTCATCAGCTACCCGTCCGAGATGACGCACGCGTCGGTCAAGGGCACGCCGCTCGAGGTGCCGGACGACCTGGTGCGCCTGTCGGTGGGCATCGAGTCCGTCGAGGACCTCGTCGTCGACCTCGAGCGCGCGCTCGGCAAGGCGCTCAAGCAGGGCAAGCACTAGCGGCGGACGGTGCGGCGGCGGCCGCCGCGCCTCCCGCGCCGGTCAGGGAAGCAGCTCGCGCACGGCCTCGTCGACGCTGACCCCGCGGTCGCGCGCGTGGGCGCTGAGGCGAGCCATGGCGTCGCGGTCGAGCGCGATCGTGAGGGTGGTGTCGCCGGGCTCCGGCGCGACCTCCTCGTCGAAGGCGTCGAAGTCGAACAGGCCCGGCTGGGCGGGGGCCTCGGCCTCGACGGCCTCCGCCTCCGCGACCACGGGATCCGCGGCGGCGTCCGCCTCGGCCTCGACGGCCGCCGTCTCCTCCGTCGCCTGCGCGGCGGATCCGAAGCTCGCGTGCCCGGCCCAGCCCGGCCCCTCGGGGATCGGCCGTCGGCCCTGGAACGCCGTCGCGACCGCGCGCGCCCGGTCGTCGGCGGCCTCGTTGAGCGGGTGGTCCGCGTGCCCCTTGACCCACTCGAAGCGGTAGCGGCGGCCCTGGATCTCCGCGTCGATCTCCTTGAGCAGCTCCACGTTGAGCACCGGCTTGCCGTCGCCCTTGCGCCACCCCTTGCGCTTCCAGCCGGGCATCCACTTGGTGACCGAGTTGATGACGTACTGGCTGTCGCACAGCACGAGGAGGTCGTCGTCGAGGTGCGCGGTCGCGCGGAACAGCTCGAGCACCGCCTTCAGCTCGCCCTGGTTGTTCGTCGCATGCGGCCAGCCGCCTGCCGCCCAGTGCTCGTCGTCCACGTACCAGGCCCAGCCGGCGGGGCCGGGGTTGCCGAGCGCGGATCCGTCTGCCGCGGCGGTGATCGTCACAGGTGGTGCCTCTCGTCGGGTGGACGACCAGTCTGCCGCAGGCGTCCGGCCTCCCGTGCCCGCCCTCCCGGACGGCCCTCCGCATCCGCCGCCCCGTGTGACAGTCACATGTGACAATGTGACAATGTGACACCTGCGCCGCACGGCGCGCACGGGCCGCGGCCCGCACGAGGACGGGGTCGATGATGACGACGGAGACGCCACGGGGGAGGGCGCCCAGCATCCGCGACGTCGCGCGCCTCGCGGGCGTCTCGCACCAGACGGTCTCCCGGGTCCTCAACGACTCGCCCTCGCTCCGCGCCGAGACCCGCCAGCGCGTGCTCGACGTGATGGAGCAGGTGCAGTACCGGCCCAACCGCGCGGCCCGGGCGCTCGTCACGAGCAGGTCCCGCACGATCGGGGTCCTCACCTCGCAGAGCTCGCAGTACGGCCCTGCCTCCTCCATCGCGGCCATCGAGGCGGCGGCGCGCGAGGCCGGGTACCTGGTGACCACCTGCAACCTGGCGTCGTCCGACGAGGCGGCGATCAAGGACGCGCTCGGGCACCTGGTCGACCAGGCCGTCGAGGGGCTCGTGGTCGTCGCCCCGCAGGTGCGCGTGCGCGACGTCATCGCGAGCATGTCGCTCGACGTGCCGTACGTCACGATGCAGACCGCGGGCCGCGACACCGCGCCGGACCTCTCCGTCGACCAGATCGCGGGCGCGCGCCTGGCCACGCGGCACCTGCTCGACCTCGGCCACCGGGACATCTACCACCTGGCGGGACCGCAGGACTGGATGGAGGCGGAGGCGCGGATGCGCGGCTTCCTCGACGCGATGTCCGCGGCGGAGGTGCCGACGACCGCGCCCATCCTCGGCGACTGGACCGCGGAGTTCGGCTTCTACGCGGGCCGCGAGATGCTGCGCCTGCGCGACTTCACGGCGATCTTCTCCAGCAACGACCAGATGGCGCTCGGCCTCATCCACGCCGTCCGGGACGCCGGCCTCGACGTCCCGCGCGACGTGAGCATCGTCGGATTCGACGACATCCCGGAGGCCGCGCACTTCTGGCCGCCGCTCACGACCGTCCGCCAGGACTTCGAGGAGGTGGGCCGGCGATGCGTGGCCCTGCTCCTCGACGGCATCGGCGGATCGGGCGAGCGGTACAGCGGCACGATCATGCCCGAGCTCGTCGTCCGCGCCTCCTCGGGGCCGCCCTCGATGTGACGTCCCGCGCCTCCTCGAGGCCGTCGACACCCCACTTCGAGGGGTCGGGGGCAACCGGGTTGACAGAGCGGCCATCGGGAGTCGTAGACTCGCCTTCGCCGATGTGACCGTTCACATCGCAGGCGGTCTTCCCGGACCGCGTTGCATCAGACGAAGGAGTCGATCCCGTGCCCAGCGCCCCCGTGAGCACCGCAGCCGAGGCCCAGCCCGGCACGGACGCCGAGAGCTACGTCATCGGGGTCGACTACGGCACCCTCTCCGGCCGTGCCGTCGTGGTGCGCGTCTCGGACGGCGTCGAGCTCGGCTCCGGCGTCCTCGACTACCCGCACCAGGTGATGGACGACACGCTCGCCGCCACCGGCGCGCAGCTGCCGCCCGAGTGGGCGCTCCAGGTCCCGAGCGACTACGTCGACGTGCTCAAGCAGGCCGTCCCCGCCGCCATCCGCGAGGCCGGCATCGACCCCGCCCGGGTCATCGGCATCGGCACCGACTTCACGGCGTGCACCATGGTCCCCACGCTCGCCGACGGCACCCCGCTCAACGAGGTCGAGGGATACGCCGACCGCCCCCACGCCTACGTCAAGCTCTGGAAGCACCACGCCGCGCAGTCGCACGCCGACCGCATCAACGCGCTGGCCGAGGAGCGCGGCGAGGAGTGGCTCGCCCGCTACGGCGGCCTCATCTCCAGCGAGTGGGAGTTCGCCAAGGGCCTCCAGCTCCTCGAGGAGGACCCCGAGCTCTACGCGATGATGGAGCACTGGGTCGAGGCGGCCGACTGGATCGTCTGGCAGCTCACCGGCAGCTACGTCCGCAACGCCTGCACCGCCGGCTACAAGGGCATCCTCCAGGACGGCGAGTACCCGACCCGCGAGTTCCTCGGCGCCCTGAACCCCGACTTCGCCTCCTTCGCCGAGGACAAGGTCGCGCACGAGATCGGCCAGCTCGGATCCGCCGCCGGCACGCTCTCCGCCGAGGCCGCCGCCTGGACGGGCCTGCCCGAGGGCATCGCCGTCGCGGTCGGCAACGTCGACGCCCACGTCACGGCACCCGTCGCCCGCGCGGTCGAGCCCGGCCAGATGGTCGCGATCATGGGCACCAGCACCTGCCACGTCATGAACAGCGACGTGCTCACCGAGGTCCCCGGCATGTGCGGCGTCGTCGACGGCGGCATCGTCGCGGGGCTCTACGGCTACGAGGCCGGCCAGTCCGGCGTCGGCGACATCTTCGCCTGGTACGTCAAGAACCAGGTGCCCGCGCGCTACGCCGAGGAGGCCGCGGCCGCCGGCAAGAGCGTCCACCAGCACCTCACCGACCTCGCGGCCGACCAGCCCGTCGGCGGCCACGGCCTCGTCGCGCTCGACTGGCACTCCGGCAACCGCTCGGTGCTCGTCGACCACGAGCTCTCCGGCCTCGTCGTCGGCACCACGCTCACCACGCGCACCGAGGAGGTCTACCGGGCCCTGCTCGAGGCCACCGCCTTCGGCACCCGCAAGATCGTGGAGACGTTCAACGCGTCCGGCGTGCCCGTCACCGAGTTCATCGTCGCGGGCGGCCTGCTGAAGAACGCGTTCCTCATGCAGGCGTACAGCGACATCCTGCGCCTGCCGATCTCGGTCATCACGAGCGAGCAGGGTCCGGCGCTCGGCTCCGCGATCCACGCCGCCGTCGCCGCGGGCGCCTACCCCGACGTGCGCGTCGCGGGCGACGCCATGGGCAAGGTCGAGCGGGGCCGCTACCAGCCGAGCGAGGAGCGCGCGCTCGCGTACGACCGCCTGTACGAGGAGTACTCCGCGCTGCACGACTACTTCGGCCGCGGCGCCAACG is a genomic window of Clavibacter capsici containing:
- a CDS encoding cystathionine beta-synthase, yielding MKYADTILDLIGNTPLVKLNKVVEGISATVLVKVEYLNPGGSAKDRIATRIIDAAERDGKLKPGGTIVEPTSGNTGVGLALVAQQRGYRCVFVLPDKVGEDKRNVLTAYGAEIVVTPTSVAPDHPDSYYSVSDRLAREIPGAFKPDQYSNPNGPLSHYETTGPEIWRDTEGEITHFVAGVGTGGTISGVGRYLKEVSEGRVRIVGADPEGSVYSGGTGRPYLVEGVGEDFWPAAYDPDVVDEVIASSDQESFDMTLRLAREEGLLVGGSSGMAVVSALKAAKHLGPDDVMVILLPDGGRGYLGKIFNERWMQSYGFARVNGQRTVADVMSAKTGSLPDLVHAHPNDTIRDAIRIMTEYDVSQLPVLSAEPPVVMGEVAGAVDERSLLELVFSGRAQLSDQVGPFTGAAFGLIGVNETVPEAWSALGSADALMVSDGGKPVGVLTRHDLLTYLTD
- a CDS encoding cystathionine gamma-synthase, with the protein product MSDKHDFDTRAIHAGQDPDPTTGAVIPPLYLTSTFVQDGIGGLRGGYEYARSANPTRTGLQELLASLEKGKHAFSFASGLAAEDTLLRAITRPGDRIVLSDDVYGGTYRLLTRVLGDWGIVVETVDMSDLAAVERVLGSGPAKVLWVETPSNPLMKISDIRALADLGHAVGATVVVDNTFASPYLQQPLTLGADVVVHSTTKYLGGHSDVLGGAVILDDDALAERVGFLQFAIGAVSGPMDAWLTTRGIKTLAVRVERHSANAEEIAAFLQQHPDITAVHYPGLPEHPGHDIAKAQMSGFGGMISFQVRGGAKAARRVVEGTRVFQLAESLGGVESLISYPSEMTHASVKGTPLEVPDDLVRLSVGIESVEDLVVDLERALGKALKQGKH
- a CDS encoding RNase H family protein; the protein is MTITAAADGSALGNPGPAGWAWYVDDEHWAAGGWPHATNNQGELKAVLELFRATAHLDDDLLVLCDSQYVINSVTKWMPGWKRKGWRKGDGKPVLNVELLKEIDAEIQGRRYRFEWVKGHADHPLNEAADDRARAVATAFQGRRPIPEGPGWAGHASFGSAAQATEETAAVEAEADAAADPVVAEAEAVEAEAPAQPGLFDFDAFDEEVAPEPGDTTLTIALDRDAMARLSAHARDRGVSVDEAVRELLP
- a CDS encoding LacI family DNA-binding transcriptional regulator yields the protein MMTTETPRGRAPSIRDVARLAGVSHQTVSRVLNDSPSLRAETRQRVLDVMEQVQYRPNRAARALVTSRSRTIGVLTSQSSQYGPASSIAAIEAAAREAGYLVTTCNLASSDEAAIKDALGHLVDQAVEGLVVVAPQVRVRDVIASMSLDVPYVTMQTAGRDTAPDLSVDQIAGARLATRHLLDLGHRDIYHLAGPQDWMEAEARMRGFLDAMSAAEVPTTAPILGDWTAEFGFYAGREMLRLRDFTAIFSSNDQMALGLIHAVRDAGLDVPRDVSIVGFDDIPEAAHFWPPLTTVRQDFEEVGRRCVALLLDGIGGSGERYSGTIMPELVVRASSGPPSM
- the araB gene encoding ribulokinase; the encoded protein is MPSAPVSTAAEAQPGTDAESYVIGVDYGTLSGRAVVVRVSDGVELGSGVLDYPHQVMDDTLAATGAQLPPEWALQVPSDYVDVLKQAVPAAIREAGIDPARVIGIGTDFTACTMVPTLADGTPLNEVEGYADRPHAYVKLWKHHAAQSHADRINALAEERGEEWLARYGGLISSEWEFAKGLQLLEEDPELYAMMEHWVEAADWIVWQLTGSYVRNACTAGYKGILQDGEYPTREFLGALNPDFASFAEDKVAHEIGQLGSAAGTLSAEAAAWTGLPEGIAVAVGNVDAHVTAPVARAVEPGQMVAIMGTSTCHVMNSDVLTEVPGMCGVVDGGIVAGLYGYEAGQSGVGDIFAWYVKNQVPARYAEEAAAAGKSVHQHLTDLAADQPVGGHGLVALDWHSGNRSVLVDHELSGLVVGTTLTTRTEEVYRALLEATAFGTRKIVETFNASGVPVTEFIVAGGLLKNAFLMQAYSDILRLPISVITSEQGPALGSAIHAAVAAGAYPDVRVAGDAMGKVERGRYQPSEERALAYDRLYEEYSALHDYFGRGANDVMKRLKSLKREARA